In Antennarius striatus isolate MH-2024 chromosome 8, ASM4005453v1, whole genome shotgun sequence, a single window of DNA contains:
- the LOC137600385 gene encoding tetraspanin-1-like, with protein sequence MCCTGFLKMMMFIFNGTIFLAGVAILGVGIWVKVDSGSLMGLLDNVDGAPSELSLLVNVSYLLIGVGAVLLVIGFLGCCGAIKESKCMLLTFFSIVLIIFLIEVAGAVVLLAFQDLTDELLKTVEKELKDTIRLKYGKDDDVSVLWNKTMEEFHCCGVKNYTDFYDSPYHNTSGGDVFPQTCCLENVPMGECNEGEAQYSNVDGCLDKLVQLIEENSVIIAGVALGIAALEIAAMVVSMVLYKQIGSKA encoded by the exons ATGTGTTGCACCGGGTTTCTCAAAATGATGATGTTTATCTTCAATGGCACCATCTTT CTGGCAGGTGTCGCCATCCTGGGTGTGGGCATTTGGGTGAAGGTGGATAGTGGTTCTCTGATGGGTCTGTTGGATAATGTGGACGGCGCGCCGTCCGAGTTGTCTCTTCTGGTCAACGTCAGCTATCTGCTCATCGGTGTGGGAGCTGTGCTGTTGGTCATCGGCTTCCTGGGCTGCTGTGGAGCTATCAAGGAGAGCAAATGCATGTTGCTGACG TTCTTCAGCATCGTGCTGATTATCTTCCTCATTGAAGTTGCCGGAGCTGTGGTGCTGCTCGCCTTCCAGGATTTG ACTGATGAGCTTCTTAAGACTGTAGAAAAGGAACTCAAAGACACCATCAGACTTAAGTACGGGAAGGATGACGATGTGTCAGTGCTCTGGAATAAGACCATGGAGGAG TTTCACTGCTGCGGAGTCAAAAACTACACAGATTTTTACGACTCCCCTTATCACAACACAAGCGGAGGAGATGTTTTCCCACAAACATGTTGCCTTGAAAACGTCCCCATGGGTGAATGCAATGAAGGAGAAGCACAATATTCG aATGTAGACGGCTGTCTGGACAAGCTGGTGCAGCTTATAGAGGAAAACTCTGTCATCATTGCAGGTGTCGCTCTGGGAATCGCTGCTCTTGAG ATTGCTGCTATGGTGGTTTCTATGGTTCTCTATAAGCAGATTGGCTCCAAGGCGTAA